One Deinococcus radiopugnans ATCC 19172 DNA segment encodes these proteins:
- a CDS encoding glycosyltransferase, translating into MQDVLSQDTGTHAGTTPLISVVIPTYRRPELLLRRGLGSALAQRYPNLEVLVVMDGPDAETAAALAAIDDPRLRPLTLPHNQGPSAARNHGVQHARGEWIAFLDDDDVWRPDKLTRQMGLAQRSAHPLPVVLSGYIGRTPYGDRLYPPRPKAADESLGDYMFVRRPGRPPGSAVFGILVLAPRALALRVPWPTHLRNNEDWDWLLRLEATPGVGFEQLAPEDASTLAIYYQGEDRPTGSGVSTWRPMLAWAQEHRRAGHLSDRAYAGFLLAQVVPRAVRAGDPAGLPVLGRALLATRPGPHELASFVRQWAVPAPLRRRLRRWLNTRRPPIRLGDVLEDGGTEDSGGAPDPLMAVTPSSRPPPADHQPTVRVTFLIESMTVRAGMERVTATVAGGLSALGLDVRILTLRGQTSAFDLPEAVTLTSLGLPEGTLRMRGQTVPLARAVRRELQRQRPDVLITVDTFLAGFVFPAVLDLPMLRVAWEHFNFRSDLNMRSRRLARVVAAHLGHRVVTLTRQDRDWWRAAFPLARATVTAIANPLAVDRPPVNPYSLQSRVVLGMGRLDRQKGFDLLLRAWAEVEASYPDWRLQLYGQGPEEQALRELAAGLGLRRWELCAPTPDVAAVYRAAGLYALSSRHEGLPLVLMESQAYGVPAVAFDCPTGPAELLSAGGGALVPEQDVTAFTSALRSLMSQPDLRQEWSDRAYAGAERYRLEPILGQWLRLLAAGRGGRVGAENQNR; encoded by the coding sequence GTGCAAGACGTACTTTCTCAGGACACCGGCACGCACGCCGGGACCACGCCTTTGATCAGCGTGGTGATTCCCACCTACCGCCGCCCTGAATTGCTGCTGCGCCGGGGGCTGGGCAGTGCCCTGGCGCAGCGGTACCCCAATCTGGAAGTGCTGGTGGTCATGGACGGTCCCGATGCCGAGACGGCGGCGGCGCTGGCCGCCATTGACGATCCCCGGCTGCGCCCGCTGACCCTGCCGCACAATCAGGGACCGTCGGCGGCCCGCAACCATGGGGTGCAGCACGCCCGGGGCGAGTGGATCGCCTTTCTGGACGACGACGACGTGTGGCGGCCCGACAAACTGACCCGGCAGATGGGGTTGGCGCAGCGTTCGGCTCATCCGCTGCCGGTGGTGCTGAGCGGGTACATCGGGCGCACGCCGTACGGTGACCGCCTGTATCCCCCGCGCCCCAAGGCAGCCGACGAATCCCTGGGTGACTACATGTTCGTTCGCCGCCCTGGCCGTCCGCCGGGCAGCGCCGTCTTCGGCATTCTGGTGCTGGCCCCCCGAGCGTTGGCCCTGCGCGTGCCCTGGCCCACGCATCTGCGCAACAACGAGGACTGGGACTGGCTGCTGCGCCTTGAGGCAACGCCGGGGGTCGGTTTCGAGCAGCTGGCCCCCGAAGACGCCTCGACGCTGGCCATCTATTACCAGGGTGAGGACCGGCCCACGGGAAGCGGGGTCTCGACGTGGCGGCCCATGCTGGCGTGGGCACAGGAACATCGCCGGGCCGGGCACCTGTCGGACCGGGCCTACGCCGGCTTTCTGCTGGCGCAGGTGGTGCCCCGCGCCGTGCGGGCAGGGGATCCCGCCGGTCTGCCGGTGCTGGGCCGGGCGCTGCTGGCCACCCGTCCCGGTCCCCACGAGCTGGCCAGCTTTGTCCGGCAATGGGCCGTGCCCGCCCCGCTGCGGCGCCGGCTGCGGCGCTGGCTGAACACCCGCCGCCCTCCCATCCGGCTGGGCGACGTGCTTGAAGACGGTGGAACTGAGGACAGCGGGGGCGCCCCGGACCCGTTGATGGCCGTGACCCCGTCTTCCAGGCCACCACCCGCGGACCACCAACCCACCGTCCGGGTCACCTTTCTGATCGAGTCGATGACGGTGCGGGCCGGCATGGAGCGGGTCACGGCCACCGTGGCGGGCGGGCTGTCTGCGCTGGGGCTGGACGTGCGGATTCTGACCCTGCGCGGACAGACCTCGGCTTTCGATTTGCCGGAGGCCGTGACCCTGACCTCACTGGGGCTGCCGGAGGGCACCCTGCGGATGCGTGGGCAGACCGTTCCGCTGGCGCGTGCGGTGCGCCGCGAACTGCAGCGGCAGCGTCCGGACGTGCTGATCACGGTGGACACGTTCCTGGCCGGATTCGTTTTCCCCGCCGTGCTGGACCTGCCGATGCTCCGGGTGGCCTGGGAACACTTCAATTTCCGCAGCGACCTGAACATGCGCTCGCGCCGGCTGGCCCGCGTGGTGGCCGCGCACTTGGGGCACCGGGTGGTCACCCTGACCCGACAGGACCGCGACTGGTGGCGGGCGGCCTTCCCGCTGGCCCGCGCCACGGTCACGGCCATTGCCAACCCGCTGGCGGTGGATCGCCCGCCGGTCAACCCGTATTCCCTGCAAAGCCGCGTGGTCCTGGGCATGGGCCGGCTGGACCGCCAGAAAGGCTTCGATCTCCTGCTGCGCGCCTGGGCCGAGGTCGAGGCCAGTTACCCCGACTGGCGGCTTCAGCTGTACGGCCAGGGGCCAGAGGAACAGGCCCTGCGTGAGTTGGCTGCGGGCCTGGGGCTGCGCCGCTGGGAATTGTGTGCGCCCACGCCGGATGTGGCGGCGGTGTACCGCGCCGCCGGCCTCTACGCCCTCAGTTCCCGCCACGAGGGGCTGCCGCTGGTCCTGATGGAATCACAGGCCTACGGCGTGCCTGCCGTGGCCTTCGACTGTCCCACCGGGCCAGCAGAATTGCTGTCGGCGGGGGGTGGGGCACTGGTCCCAGAGCAGGACGTCACGGCCTTCACCTCGGCCCTACGGTCACTGATGTCGCAGCCGGACCTCCGGCAGGAGTGGAGTGATCGGGCCTACGCCGGGGCCGAACGCTACCGCCTGGAGCCGATTCTGGGCCAGTGGCTGCGCCTGCTGGCGGCGGGACGGGGCGGCAGGGTCGGGGCCGAGAACCAGAACCGTTAG
- a CDS encoding DUF418 domain-containing protein, translating into MTAPLPPDAAPPELPERGPVKTRAPLPDVLRGVALLGILLVNAQDFAGFREWTQTGADRAAQVLTDVLANGRFISIFAMLFGWGASGLLQRQGLVVFVRRHLVLLAVGSLHFVLVWHGDIISLYAVLAFALLATARLTVRGLLTLAAVLGAWWLGLGLLEGFAAQAQGLEASRFTGLPALFSGESYAQVVAERGAGFLGDLIGGSLYNGAWLLALFCLGAVAGRTGLLLRPHEHVRLLRGLAVWGLLVGLPLGALLAWLNTRGDYASGLIAIPVRMGGGLASALGYVGVIGLLTVRDRLGPLRAFAAGGRVAMSNYMAQSLIMTAVFYPYAGAQFGQWGAASAVGLALAVGLLQLPISAWWLRRFGTGPLEWLVRRVVYWR; encoded by the coding sequence ATGACCGCCCCGCTGCCGCCGGACGCCGCGCCGCCTGAACTTCCGGAGCGCGGCCCAGTCAAGACGCGCGCGCCGCTGCCAGACGTGTTGCGGGGAGTCGCGCTGCTGGGCATCCTGCTGGTCAACGCGCAGGATTTCGCTGGCTTCCGCGAGTGGACCCAGACCGGTGCGGACCGCGCCGCTCAGGTCTTGACCGACGTGCTGGCCAATGGCCGCTTCATCAGCATCTTTGCCATGCTGTTCGGCTGGGGGGCGTCGGGGCTGTTGCAACGGCAGGGGCTGGTCGTCTTCGTGCGGCGGCATCTGGTGCTGCTGGCGGTGGGATCCTTGCATTTCGTGCTGGTGTGGCACGGCGACATCATCTCGCTGTACGCGGTCCTGGCCTTCGCGCTGCTGGCGACGGCGCGGCTGACGGTGCGCGGGTTGCTGACGCTGGCGGCGGTGCTGGGCGCGTGGTGGTTGGGGCTGGGACTGCTGGAGGGCTTCGCCGCGCAGGCGCAGGGACTGGAGGCGTCCAGGTTCACGGGGCTGCCTGCCCTGTTCTCCGGCGAATCCTACGCGCAGGTGGTTGCGGAGAGGGGAGCCGGATTCCTGGGCGATCTGATCGGTGGCAGCCTCTACAACGGCGCGTGGCTGCTGGCGCTGTTCTGTCTGGGGGCGGTGGCGGGCCGCACGGGACTGCTGCTGCGGCCCCACGAACATGTGCGGCTGCTGCGCGGGCTGGCCGTGTGGGGCCTGCTGGTCGGCCTGCCGCTGGGCGCGTTGCTGGCGTGGCTGAACACGCGGGGCGACTACGCCAGCGGGCTGATCGCCATTCCTGTCCGCATGGGCGGCGGGCTGGCCTCGGCGCTGGGCTATGTGGGCGTCATCGGCCTGCTGACGGTGCGTGATCGTCTGGGGCCGCTGCGCGCTTTTGCCGCTGGGGGGCGCGTCGCCATGAGCAATTACATGGCACAGAGCCTGATCATGACCGCCGTGTTTTACCCCTACGCAGGCGCGCAGTTCGGGCAGTGGGGCGCGGCCTCGGCGGTGGGGCTGGCGCTGGCGGTGGGCCTGTTGCAGTTGCCGATCAGCGCGTGGTGGCTGCGCCGCTTCGGCACCGGCCCGCTGGAATGGCTGGTGCGGCGGGTGGTGTACTGGAGGTGA
- the ccmE gene encoding cytochrome c maturation protein CcmE yields the protein MSQPTPLPRARQRRRNPLPVILGVVALVGLTAFIAFGNLNKSLEYFVTPTEYAQQRAELEGRPIRIGGLVRAVDYNPQTLNLKFVVSDGGASFPVQYSGAVSDLFKENQGVVVRGEFQGDTFHAQELIVKHSEEYNVPKTQTELKDMLQQTQ from the coding sequence ATGAGCCAGCCCACGCCCCTCCCGCGCGCCCGCCAGCGCCGCCGCAACCCGCTGCCCGTCATTCTGGGTGTCGTGGCGCTCGTCGGCCTGACCGCCTTTATCGCCTTCGGCAACCTGAACAAGAGCCTGGAATACTTCGTGACGCCCACCGAGTACGCCCAGCAGCGGGCCGAGCTGGAGGGCCGCCCGATCCGCATCGGCGGTCTGGTGCGGGCGGTGGACTACAACCCGCAGACCCTGAACCTGAAATTCGTCGTCTCGGACGGGGGGGCCAGTTTTCCGGTGCAGTACAGCGGGGCGGTCAGTGACCTGTTCAAGGAAAACCAGGGCGTGGTGGTGCGCGGCGAGTTTCAGGGCGACACCTTCCATGCCCAGGAACTGATCGTCAAGCACAGCGAGGAGTACAACGTGCCCAAAACGCAGACCGAGCTGAAGGACATGCTTCAGCAGACGCAGTGA
- a CDS encoding protein jag, with amino-acid sequence MDNRTNLDDYLAELGISEADESVTPPPAPDASGSAAPPEAAATDPRAVLDRFLRGLVARIDPELNVTVRETEDAIEAEISGENAARLAGRDGRTLGAIEVLAYTVLSKLEGRGDTRVRVDIGGFRKRQADTLTKLAERLAIGVAKSGEAHELQPMPAAERRVIHIALKEHPDVMSESVGEGASRRLVIKPRHS; translated from the coding sequence ATGGACAACCGCACGAATCTCGACGATTACCTCGCGGAGCTGGGCATCAGCGAGGCGGACGAGAGCGTCACGCCGCCGCCCGCCCCCGACGCTTCCGGCTCTGCCGCCCCGCCGGAGGCCGCCGCCACGGACCCCCGGGCCGTGCTGGACCGCTTTCTGCGCGGCCTGGTGGCGCGCATCGATCCCGAGCTGAACGTCACCGTCCGCGAAACCGAGGACGCCATCGAGGCCGAGATCAGCGGCGAGAACGCGGCCCGCCTGGCCGGGCGCGACGGGCGCACGCTGGGGGCCATCGAGGTTCTGGCCTACACGGTCCTGTCCAAGCTGGAGGGCCGGGGCGATACCCGCGTGCGGGTCGACATCGGCGGCTTTCGCAAGCGGCAGGCCGACACCCTGACCAAGCTGGCCGAGCGCCTCGCCATCGGCGTCGCCAAGAGCGGTGAGGCCCACGAACTGCAGCCCATGCCGGCCGCCGAACGCCGCGTGATCCACATTGCCCTCAAGGAACACCCGGACGTGATGAGCGAATCCGTGGGCGAGGGCGCGTCCCGGCGGCTGGTGATCAAGCCCCGCCACAGCTAG
- a CDS encoding heme exporter protein CcmD, with translation MDKYSAYVIVVYAVTFVLLLGYLVWLWARLKGVRDETGEAPR, from the coding sequence ATGGATAAGTACAGCGCCTACGTGATCGTCGTCTACGCCGTGACCTTCGTGCTGCTGCTGGGCTATCTGGTCTGGCTGTGGGCGCGGCTGAAGGGTGTCAGGGACGAGACGGGTGAGGCCCCAAGATGA
- a CDS encoding low molecular weight protein-tyrosine-phosphatase, whose translation MTPSASPLRVLALCLGNICRSPLAEALLRRELGAAGVSATVDSAGTGDWHVGRPADPRSVAVARAHGLALTGRARQLTAQDFVDFDVIVAMDAQNLQDARRLAPADARAGLHLMRDWDTRGQGEDVPDPYHGGPDGFENVYAMLERSARSFAAQEAGTRHRG comes from the coding sequence ATGACCCCTTCCGCTTCCCCCCTGCGCGTGCTGGCGCTGTGCCTGGGCAACATCTGCCGCAGCCCGCTGGCCGAGGCGCTGCTGCGCCGGGAACTGGGGGCCGCCGGGGTGTCGGCCACGGTGGACAGCGCCGGAACGGGCGACTGGCATGTGGGCCGCCCCGCCGATCCCCGCAGCGTGGCGGTGGCCCGCGCCCACGGGCTGGCCCTGACTGGACGCGCCCGCCAGTTGACCGCGCAGGACTTTGTGGACTTCGACGTGATCGTGGCGATGGACGCCCAGAACCTGCAGGATGCCCGCCGACTGGCTCCGGCGGACGCGCGGGCCGGGTTGCACCTGATGCGCGACTGGGACACGCGGGGGCAGGGTGAGGACGTCCCCGATCCCTACCACGGTGGACCGGACGGCTTCGAGAACGTGTACGCCATGCTGGAACGCAGCGCACGGAGTTTCGCGGCGCAGGAGGCCGGCACGAGGCACCGGGGCTGA
- the ccsA gene encoding cytochrome c biogenesis protein CcsA → MTSKRSRKKGNLMTTLLGGATVATLAVAIALGLAAPLDVNQGSLVRLMFVHVPSAWLSYLAYGGTGLFGLLYLIQRQRRWDRLALASAEIGVLFTVVTIVGGMLWAKPTWGTYWVWDARLTTTALSLVVYGGYLLIRSLIDDPERRARVSAVVGIVGTLYVPVNYMAVEWWRGVHQTQTLKLLGKVRFDAAPVYGWVLLMAVVAFTFLYLYLLNVRGTLAAREEAREERELMEDLGAAGQMGASHG, encoded by the coding sequence ATGACCAGCAAACGCAGCCGCAAAAAAGGAAACCTCATGACGACGCTGCTGGGCGGGGCCACGGTGGCCACGCTGGCCGTGGCGATTGCGCTGGGCCTGGCCGCGCCGCTGGACGTCAATCAGGGCTCGCTGGTGCGGCTGATGTTCGTGCACGTGCCGAGCGCGTGGCTCAGTTACCTGGCCTATGGCGGCACCGGGCTGTTCGGGCTGCTGTACCTGATTCAGCGGCAGCGGCGCTGGGATCGTCTGGCCCTGGCCAGCGCCGAGATCGGCGTGCTGTTCACGGTGGTCACCATCGTCGGCGGGATGCTGTGGGCCAAACCCACCTGGGGCACGTACTGGGTCTGGGACGCGCGCCTGACCACCACCGCGCTGAGTCTGGTGGTCTACGGCGGCTACCTGCTGATCCGCAGCCTGATCGACGATCCAGAGAGGCGCGCCCGCGTGTCGGCGGTGGTGGGCATTGTGGGCACGCTGTACGTGCCGGTCAATTACATGGCGGTGGAGTGGTGGCGCGGCGTTCACCAGACCCAGACCCTCAAGCTGCTGGGCAAGGTGCGCTTCGACGCCGCTCCGGTGTACGGCTGGGTGCTGCTGATGGCGGTGGTCGCCTTCACCTTCCTGTACCTGTACCTGCTGAATGTGCGCGGCACGCTGGCCGCCCGTGAAGAAGCCCGCGAGGAACGTGAACTGATGGAAGACCTGGGCGCGGCGGGTCAGATGGGAGCGTCTCATGGATAA
- a CDS encoding P1 family peptidase — MPNPRDLGLPFAGRTGPLNAITDLPGLEVGHVTLISGEGAHAVRTGVTAVLPCGKTGAHTVPAAWFSLNGNGEMTGTAWIDESGGLSGPIMLTNTHSVGVVRDAVVAWGKSHGWAEAWSLPVVAETYDGFLNDINGFHVTPEHVFEALDSASGGPVAQGNVGGGTGMIVAGFKGGIGTASRVLDGLPHTVGVLVQANFGAREDLTVLGVPVGREIPDLLPVREESAGRDGSIIIVVGTDAPLLPHQLRRLARRAALGLARTGSVAHNGSGDLFLAFSTAVPEVAGGLEHWRALPHTSLDPLFKAVVEATEEAIINALFAADTMTGLHGRTVHALPHGRTLEMMRRYGRGPDAD; from the coding sequence ATGCCCAACCCACGCGATCTCGGCCTGCCCTTTGCCGGCCGAACTGGCCCCCTGAATGCCATCACCGATCTGCCGGGTCTGGAGGTCGGCCACGTCACACTGATCTCCGGTGAGGGCGCACACGCCGTCCGCACCGGGGTCACTGCAGTCCTGCCCTGCGGCAAGACCGGCGCGCACACGGTCCCTGCCGCGTGGTTCTCCCTGAACGGCAACGGCGAGATGACCGGCACTGCCTGGATCGACGAATCCGGCGGCCTGAGCGGCCCGATCATGCTGACCAACACCCATTCGGTGGGCGTGGTGCGCGACGCGGTGGTGGCCTGGGGCAAATCGCACGGCTGGGCTGAAGCCTGGAGCCTGCCGGTGGTGGCCGAGACCTACGACGGCTTTCTGAACGACATCAATGGGTTCCACGTCACGCCCGAACACGTGTTCGAAGCCCTGGACAGTGCATCTGGTGGCCCGGTGGCCCAGGGCAACGTGGGCGGCGGCACCGGGATGATCGTTGCCGGCTTCAAGGGTGGCATCGGCACGGCGTCACGGGTACTGGACGGGTTGCCCCATACGGTGGGCGTGCTGGTGCAGGCCAATTTTGGCGCCCGCGAAGACCTGACGGTCCTGGGCGTGCCGGTGGGCCGGGAGATTCCCGACCTGCTCCCCGTACGTGAGGAGTCGGCTGGCCGCGACGGCTCGATCATCATTGTGGTGGGCACGGACGCGCCGCTGCTGCCGCATCAATTGCGGCGTCTGGCCCGCCGCGCGGCCCTGGGGCTGGCCCGCACCGGCAGCGTGGCGCACAACGGCTCCGGCGACCTGTTCCTGGCCTTCTCAACCGCTGTCCCCGAGGTGGCGGGCGGGCTGGAACACTGGCGGGCGCTGCCCCACACCAGCCTCGATCCGCTGTTCAAGGCGGTGGTAGAGGCCACCGAGGAGGCGATCATCAACGCCCTGTTCGCCGCCGACACGATGACCGGCCTGCACGGGCGCACGGTCCACGCCTTGCCACATGGGCGCACGCTGGAGATGATGCGCAGATACGGGCGCGGGCCAGACGCCGACTAA